TTTGCATTACAGGAAAACTAAACATAGATCCAAGCTTTGCTTTGCTCACAGGTCATTCCAGAGATGGAAATGAGGTTGGAATTGCTTCATTACTGTGGAGTCAGACCAGGTATCAGAGGGCAGTGGTAAGGGAATAAAAGCTGTGTCCAAGCACAGGGCTGGATCCAGCTGTGACTCATCTTTCCACAGCTGTCTTCATGGGATTTGGATAAAGGACCTGGCCCCTATGAGATGCATACTGATCTTGGTCAGTCCTGTTTCCTCATTAACCCAGAGTGACAATGTATTATTTCAGCCAGGGAAGACATgaggaaatacagaaaacacTGACTCTGGGATTGAATGCAATAAGCCCTAAGAAAATACACTTCCAATCTCAGAGATTCAAATGCTTGGGATCTCATGATCTCAAAGTCCATTAATCTACTGAAACATAAAGCTGCCTGGCTTCACACCATAGTATTAATGTAGAGGTAAAAACAATCCTTACCACATCTTAGTACCAACTTTAAATTTTCCTGTCAAACAGCAGCTCTGTTACCCCATGTGGCCAGTAGGATTATGCCAAGTGTGGGGCTTTATTCCTGCTTGGTGAATGTAGTTAAGGCAAAGGCATTCTCTAAATGAATAGATTCCCTTAGACATAGATTCAGGCTCCCTTGTATATGTAATTCTGGGAAATTCTGTTCAAAAGCAAGGGAAATAAATGGTTTATCTTACACTGAGGCTGCATATGCTGCTGAAGAGACTCCTCCATAGTAAAagccatcctgacacagcctctCCTTCAAAGTGGGATTTTTCCGAGCAGCTTTTCTGGGAATGCGGCCCCCAGAGAAGGTGGACTGCAGATCTGCTCGCTTCGAGCTGAGCTTCTTGTACTGGGACTGGATGTGGTACTGACAGTATTCACAGTCATTCTGAAAGGAAACAGGAGAGGCCTGTTACAGAACACCAGCAATTACAATTCCCTCCATTCCTCTCCCCCACATGCATCCTTGTATGGCTAAAATGAAGTAACATCTCTACTGTGGTACTCCAGCATTTGATCAACGAAGCAAAAATGTGCCCACACTTGAGcaacaaaaaacaaagctaAAATTGCCTGTACTAATCACTAGAAACAACTCTGTGCATCAAGGAATTTTAAGGTATTCCTTGAAGTCAGCTCATTTCCCACCCAGGACATCTTGCCCAGATTCTGTATTCCTCACTCAGTTTTATGTACTGTCTGCACATTAGCCTCCTCCCAGAGTGGGTCTGCAATCACAGACTTGATTGGCTACAAGTACctcctgtgtttttcttcttcccagttcttaattccttcattttttctcctccttctgaTACCCTACTATCTTCAACCCTTCTGACTCAGACAAGGTTCCTTTCAGCTATCACAGCATCACCATAGCCATGAAGTAACATAATCCACAAATCCTTTAAACTAGTACAAGTCAGTAATGTCCTAAAAGGATcccaaaactttttttctctcatttccaGTGCCCCACATTCAGGTGTAAGTACTCTAACAGCTTGCAGGTATGCTGGACAAGGGAGCTTACTGGGTTAAAACCATTCCAAAAAATAGCcattccccaaaaaaaatctcatgttgtttttctctgaaTGAGTTTTCTAGTGCAGTGCATGGAAGCTTGCAATGGAGCAAAGGAGAGTGAAAGGCTGTGGCCTCATGGGTCAATACCATCTCCTTTCACTGCAGCACCAACCTGGCATTTAGGGAAATCCCCTGCACAGTGACAGCACAGAAAGAGCTCCTCTGAGTTTCATTTCTCACTTTCTCCACCCACTTTAGTTAGTTGCAAGTCAAGATCCAGAAGTACAAGTAAAAAAGTCAGAGTATCAGTACAAAATCAGCAGCCAGATTTTCACCAACAGCTTAGGAATGCCCTGATTACTGAGATACAGACCAGGTTCACAATCTGTGCACAAGGATCACCATTCTTCTTCCTGGCTTTGCAGGTGCCCAAATCCAGAGCTTCTCCCATGAGGAGGATCTTCTGGGGATGGTCAATGGACAAACACACCTAGACAGAAAACAGAACACTCCTGGTCAGACCTCTTTCTAGAAGTCACTGGTTTGTCTCTGATCTGGTTCAGTACCTCTGGTACTAACAATGTAGTCTTAAAATATAGGCCTAGCTTAAGAAAGCCAAGTGAAAGACATTTGAGTTCTATGCTCAGAGCCTCAGGAAACCAAACAACAGCTAAAGCAGTTCTAATTTGCTGTAAATGGTCCTGTACAGCTCCTTGGCTCTGATACCATCATTAACCTCCACATCCAGCAAGGGATGGGAGGAATGCTGTACCAGGGCTCTCTGTCCTTCTCCAAATGTCTTGGTCCAATCAAAACTGAGTCCTGTGCAAGAAGTGTCTGCTTCACACCCCCAAATACACCAGGGACTGTGTCTGTAGCCAAGGAACAATTTCAGAAGTCAGTTTTAATGTAGTAATAAATGTGAACATTTCAGCTAGGAGGAGCCATTCTTGACAGTTAAATGCAGCCCTCCTATTAAATCTGGTGTGCCTTTCTGCTCACCAACGGGACTATCTACTGCTTATTCATGCTAATTTAAGCAATTATATAGCTTAAAAGACAATTAATGAGAGCCTTAATTTTTCTATTTGGAGAATTTAACACGCAGAACACTACATGATCAGCTACTAGTCTGAAATCCCCCTTGACAGAAGTAACTGGAAATGGGTTCCATTGCAGTGcaatgaaaaatatattaatttattagCAAAATGAAGCCATCTTAAATGTTCTGCATGTTCTGCATTTATAAATAATCAATTAAACAAGTGAACTACTATGTATCAGCTGACATATATTTACATAATACATGGTTTGTTTAATAAATCAAATATTGCTGCCTCTCTGTTGCAATTTTTGAACCAGAAACATTTTGAAGTCATATCTCATGCTTCAATTAGAAGAGAGAAATgtatttctcctcctttttcagCTTTGAGAGACCTCTAGGTTGAAATAGGTGTTACACTGAAATAGTTGaataaactgaaatgaaaatacaCACTCTATATTTGTGGAAGAGCCAACTGCAACTGAGAGCAGATTAAAAACTGGTATAAACTCTGGGTTTAAGTGTTTAATATGAGTTCTTAAAGATCAGTCTCCCAGGAGGCCAGGAGCAGATACACACCATGCAACTGCCTGAATGCAATTCAAACTGTTGGGCAGACTGCTGCAATTTAAACATGAAGATGTACTATAAAATGAAATCTCAGCCAAATATGAAAAGGTTCAGTATAGGTTTTTATCTACAGCTGAATGAAAAACCCTCTCACCTCGTCTGAGCCTTCTTTAGGTTTCATGGGGTTGGCATTGAGCAGGCCAATGACTGTGCCTTGGTCAGTCTTCCAGTGCTCCTTGTGGACTTCACCGAAGAGGAAGAGCGAGACGCATTCGTTGAGGTTCCGCAGGTCGTTCAGCCGCCAGATGCTGAAGGTCCTGCCCTGGAACAGACACCCCCTTTCCTCTCAGCTTTGCTGCACACACTGACTGCCTCCCCACTGGCTGTTTCTTTTCAAGAGCTACTCTGACGTTCCCCCTCCCAAGGTTTTCATGATTTAGAAAAGCACAATTTGCAATCACAGTAGGGCTTAGGTACAGTATCTCCAGCCATCCACTATGCCAGTTCTGGGGTTCCTAAAGGCCAAAATAGCAAATAATTCTGCTACTGCCCTACCAACCCTTCTGATATCAAAGCTGGGCAGCACACTTGTTTGTTGAATAAAGAGGTTTCTACCCCACTGAACATGCAAAACCATGGCATATCCAGATCTGTTTCATCAATGACTTTCTACAGGACACAAACACTGGATGAAACCAGACAAGCCCAGATCTTTACTACAGAAGTTTTCCATTAACTACATTGTGGAAAGACAGAGCACTGGGATatttctgtctgctctggggtgccctgacccccaggggagcactgactttgaccctcattccatggaaagtttcccagacttcaagactagaacccacaaaagtgtgaaatagattatagagagcagtgtaggtgtatcacttggtgagaaatttaggttttgggatttttggtatgTTGCGGATGGAAGCAagaggagggcacagggtgtcatcctgggtttcttcttcatgcttcttcttccttcttcatgggtttgggtggcattttgtaattgggcaggaaagtcagcactgcagctctttgggatcagttattgggttaaaagggaaaataatctggatgtcagttcttaattggatagttcagtcttaaaagaccttggaacaagagattgttggccattttgtgccttctaatgaaaagctgcagaactcacagcagtgagactgttttactgataagaaacaataaacacctgagtccaaacatgaactgccatctcaagtgccttcaattcagacccagagaaacccacaactggGACCCCCACAATTCATGAAGTTGGCTGCTTAAGTTGAAGATCTAAGGAAGTTTCTCAGCAAAGACCACCAGCATTTCACTTGAACTGAGCAAGGGATACAGTGATGTTACTTACATTATTTGCACTCTGAGGAGTGACCTTCTTCACTATGACTCCAAACGTTACCCAGTCTATTTCCTCCAGATTTTCAGTAGCAAGTTTGTTCTTCAGCTGAGACAGTCGGATGAGCTTCCTGTTAGCCATTTTCCTGTCCATTTCGGCTGAAGACACCCGGGGTTTTCTAGATCCAGTAAAAGCAGGTAAAAGACAACACATCCATTGGCACAAATGGACAACCAAAAAGAAccagcacttccctggggaggctacATCTTCCTGCATAACACCTCTGTGCCTTGCTTCACCCTGAGGTCACGTGAAATAAAACCCCCCATATTAGAAAGCTACTCAGCCCCAAGCCTACATTAACTCTGCTCAGACTTCAGACTAACCAAGAATGGCTGACTGAGCTGGGAATACAGCTCGTTCTGGTGAGGACACTGTGAGGATTCAGAGTCCTCTTGTGGCCACACTGAGTACAGGGATGGTGAGTGGTTCCTGAGGCTTCCATGTGCAGCAAAACCGGCTCAActggagctcagctgggctTTGCACATGGCCActgctttcctgctctgccaCTGAGGATATCCCAGGGAAGGCAGTGCTAGTGAAATTAGAGCTTTTCTGTTAGAAAAGAGCAGAAGTGAAAACAGAAACATGGTACTGAGCCAAAAGTCACTGTTACATGATTACTGATCAACCAGCCAGTGCTGTGGCTTTGTGTTACATCCCTTCATGATAAGTGACTAATCTGACATGGTTAAACCACCTAcatacattttgttttctttgcctttACTGGAGGGGATAGCCCCAGacagggctcagagctgggctgctgacCTTAATCTCAGTCCTGAGAAGGTTTCCACAGACACtggctgtgtggctgtgctggagcatgCAGGCACATGAGGAGTCTTCTCCCTGGTCACCTTACTGGGGGTGTTCCCTGCGGCAGACTTGAGAGGCTGGAACGCCAGACTGAGGACTTGCCGTGGAGGAGGAATCTTGTTCTCtttagcagaagaaaaaaggaagagctCCCATTACAAAGAATAcaataattaatttaataattaattaacaAGCTCTCTGCCACTGTGACCAGATCACTCCTGGTGCAGTGAGTAGTGTAACACTGTCCTGGATGTGTCCACACCACTGCTGGGAAATACAAGCTTTCAACAGCAGCTCAGTGGCTTTAGTAAAAGGTAGACTGGGAATGGTACCTGCTGAGGATGCTTTTGATTTCTGCCTTCCTTGCTTGGCTGGTGGTAAAGGATtgcccagctgggctgagaAGCATGGTGACTCTTGCAGCTTCTgaactttcctttcctttaagGGTGGACAGGGAGATTTACCTGGCCAAGGGAACAAAAAACTATGAGACCTTGAAATCTGGACTAGGCTCTAAGCACTGCTCCAAAATGTGTAATTCCTGAAAAACAAGCCCAAGTCAGTGCCCCACATGGAAACCTTTCAGCCAAGTTGTCAGCTGAAATGCAACAGCTGAAAAAGTGACAAAGACTCTTCCCCACGACAACTTAAGACTTTGGATGTCACTGCAACCTCAGAGCTGTGGAAAGTAGAAACATTCCCTGTTTTGCAATCTTTCCATGAAGGTTCATTACTACATCTAGCACACTCTAGCAACAAACACAGCTGCATATACTGGATGTACCAACATCTGCCAGTAAGAAGAGACACCTCCAGAAGAGTCTGGAGCACTTTGTCATGAATCCTGTCCAATGTAGAATTAACTCATGATCCAGAGACCAAAACTGATTTCATCTGTAGCTGTAAGAAACAACCTGTGTGGGAACACACCAGATCACCACTCCTCCTTGCTACTTAGTGCCTGCTTCAGGATTATTTTAAGTCCTGCCTATAAACTCACATGGGTAAGCCAATAAATCATAAATCCATTTAATTAGTTTCATTACCAGGGGTTTTCTTCTCAGGGCCTGAACTGGATTCTTGCCCAAGAGCAGTCTTCTGCAACTGCTCCTGTAACGTCTTCATCTGttcttgcaattttctcagCTCAGctaggaaagaaaggagaagaaaaaggataaTAATGAAGACAGCAGGAAGCCATTGCACACAGGGATTTATGAGATCCCTGGAAGTCTGGCAGTTTTACTGCATCATGGAAACTTAAATGAAGACTTGAGTCTCAATGCAGATTTCCTTGATTCTACATAGTGAAGGCAAACTTTTCTATACAGCCTGGAGCTGGGTCctctaataaaaatattttacttaattGTGGTGTTCCCATGTTGAATAAAACTTTTCTGATCACCATGAGACAATTTAAATGGCTGATGATTGCACTCCTTAGCATTAAGAAGTACTTCCTTCTATAATCAAATACACAGCCTGGACACAGGAAAGCTGTGGCCAGCTCTGCTTCTACACTGCTGGGGCAGAACCTCCTGTCAATAAtcctgggtgggaagggactggTGTGCTGGTGAAAGATGCCAGGATGATATGTGATGCCCTGAAGACTGAGGCAACATTGCCCTTCATCAGACAAGGCACAGGTACACAGGCAACCTTCCCTATGCtactcagcacagctctgttaGTCTCCCTGCCTTACTTAaatcctctctctttcttttggGAAAACAGGTTTGGTGAGTTTGGCCACTGGATCCTGAAAACTGAACTTAGAAACTTTCACAAGGCCTTTCAGTATTTCCTCTCCAGCCATCATCAAGAAGGGGCAGGCTATGCCTCCTGCCCTCTAGCTCTCTAGAGACAGAATATATCAAAGAAAACAGATCAAAGATGCTGTTGCAGAAACCTTGCAGTTCTTCATTGGTTTTCTCCTTTGCTTGACTGGGAGCTGAAGTGGGGACAGCtttctctgcctcctcctcttccaccaGGTCCTCTACATCTCCAAACAGCGTAGCCAAGTTCTCCTTCTGCTCATCAATAGTGCTGTCCTCAGCATCAGCCTCCTCAGTGTAGGATGCATCATCTTCTGCATCAAAGAGCTCATCGTACTCATCTGGttctccatcttcatcctcTGGTGCATCTTCCTCCTCAGGAGAATTCCCCTCCTCAGTTGCTTCATTTTCTTCCAGAAGAGAAGCCAGCAGATCCAAGTCATCATCAGCTAAGGCAAAAATCAAACTCAGAGTTATTTCTGTCAAGTTAAAGAAAAGCTGCTAAGGAATAAACATCCAAGACACCTTGATTACAAGCTAACGACAACTGAAACTAAATCAGAGCAGCAagtagcatttaaaaaaaaatacatttcaggttTAACTAAAGGCATCTAGAGCAGCTTCTGGCTGTGAGGCCAGATGGAAATGTAGTTGCAGATGCTCTCAGCTCGTGGCACAGGCTGGCAAGTCAGCAGAAAACTTGCCAGCTACTCAGCactggcttttcctcctctgcagTTCCTcgaacagcagctgctgttacACAGAAAAGCCTGGAACCTGTAAACATGTAGCCAACAGACACACTGATGTGGCTTTTGCCAAAGAAAGGGGAAGAGGGATGTGCAAGGCAGGCAACAAAGCATCTCATAGGATACAGTGTGCTCCTGGAAAAACGAGGAGAACAAAGAAATAGGGACAAATATGGAGAAGAGATAAGTACAGAGAGAGGAATGTGACAGAGCAGAAATGAAAATCTCAGCAAGCCAAGAAACTAATTTAGCCTTTGCTGCTGAGGAAAACACCAAACCAGGGAAGGCAAACAGCAGCCTCACAGGAAAGTGACAATAAAGAAAGCAAGAGGCAACCTCAAAGGACTCAGCAAATAAACTCAGGGGAGTGTAAATTCCTTTGCTAAAAGCCTCGCCAGGTTTTCTGAATACTTGAACTTATTAGCTAACAGGCTGATAACGGAACAGAATTTTCTCCCTTACCGTCCATAGTTTCAGCAGGATTTCTTCAAGAGCTCCTCAAGGCAAAAATATTCTGTTACAGGAAGAACAAAAGTGATACTGTTAAAGTACATATAActtatatagaaatatatattgtTATTGTGTTCAGGCTCCTTGTTTGACAACTTGCAATCTTCCAGCTTGGTTTTGTTTAGAGCCACAGATGAGAACTCCACTCAATTTAAAACCCTCACATACATTTTCTAGATCAAAACTCTGACCCATGTTTAACCCGCTGCAGTGTAAGGACactatttttataaaaaaagcCCACTACAGACAAAGAATTTAAGAAATGCCTACTACATTCTCACAGTAATAACCAATTCTACCTCACCTGATTACACTGAGTACACCATAATTACAACTAGCATTTAACTATAGTTATTAAAGTCTAACAGTTGTTATTCTCAAAAGTGCACATTCTGCTTTACTCACAGCTTCTCCATAGGTCcgtgaaaaaataaatcagcacGGCCGGACACGAATGGGCCAGGGAAGCTTAGACAAGAAAGATGGGATATCCACTGAGGCCAAATGAGTCAAAAACCCTAACTCCAACTGTGCTTACAGATCTTCCTGCTGCAGAATCTTTTGTTTCGCCCACTTTTGATAGTTTTCTCTGGTTCGAAAGTATTCATTTTCAGCAACACTGCTTAACCCGCACGAGCAGGGAAGGCCGGTGACCACCGCGCACCCCGCGCTTTTTCCCTCACAGTTCCCCTCTCGCTCGGCCGCCTCCCTCACCCAGGAGAACCCCGACCTCCAGCGGGGTTCCCTCCTCCGAGGCTCCCCGACCCTCCGTACCCCGGGAAGGCTCCGTGTGCCCCGGGAAGGCTCCGTGTGTCCCGGGGTCGCTCCGTGTGCCCGGGATGGCTCCGCTCCCCCCGCTCTCCCGCTCCTCTCACACACCCCGCTCACCGCCGCGCGCGCCTCCAGTACCCGCCAGAATTCGGAGCGGCCCCGCCCCTTCCCGCGCATGCGCGCTGACGCCATCTTTAGTGCTGGC
This Agelaius phoeniceus isolate bAgePho1 chromosome 5, bAgePho1.hap1, whole genome shotgun sequence DNA region includes the following protein-coding sequences:
- the MCM10 gene encoding protein MCM10 homolog encodes the protein MDADDDLDLLASLLEENEATEEGNSPEEEDAPEDEDGEPDEYDELFDAEDDASYTEEADAEDSTIDEQKENLATLFGDVEDLVEEEEAEKAVPTSAPSQAKEKTNEELQAELRKLQEQMKTLQEQLQKTALGQESSSGPEKKTPGKSPCPPLKERKVQKLQESPCFSAQLGNPLPPAKQGRQKSKASSAENKIPPPRQVLSLAFQPLKSAAGNTPSKVTREKTPHVPACSSTATQPVSVETFSGLRLRKPRVSSAEMDRKMANRKLIRLSQLKNKLATENLEEIDWVTFGVIVKKVTPQSANNGRTFSIWRLNDLRNLNECVSLFLFGEVHKEHWKTDQGTVIGLLNANPMKPKEGSDEVCLSIDHPQKILLMGEALDLGTCKARKKNGDPCAQIVNLNDCEYCQYHIQSQYKKLSSKRADLQSTFSGGRIPRKAARKNPTLKERLCQDGFYYGGVSSAAYAASVATAAVPKRKIQTTLSNLVVKGSDAIVQETRQKIGAAKRPMQCSEEFRELLAQPTFGARNLCKHWTKTDAEKKQGADFQSISASALIKQQKQKLLEARRKRSEEIQRRFLQNTGKASIPALPSSSRQTSLHSPVPGAEFPKAAKMATPQRPRLGTGFSEGEDILFFDKSPPPRPKLDSLAEAKKLAAIRRLRAKGQILPKTDPNSVKRKRTDAEDVLEIVERVEKNPCYVGLNLFVSLEMDELEPAQKKRREQLAYLESEEFQKILKAKSKHTDVLKEAEAELQEKYFQPLVKKEELEEKMRNIKAVKCRVVTCKTCNYTYFKPLETCVQDNHNYLWHDAIKRFFKCPCGSRAISLDRLPKKPCSYCGLFKWERDGMLKEKKGPKIGGETLLPRGEEQPKFLNSLK